A region of Ahaetulla prasina isolate Xishuangbanna chromosome 12, ASM2864084v1, whole genome shotgun sequence DNA encodes the following proteins:
- the LOC131184420 gene encoding lysosomal protective protein-like: MASCWYAVFCAIFGLCLGQYTPDLVSSLPGLSEVPAFQQWSGYLPAGPGQYFHYWFVESQGNPAADPVVLWLNGGPGCSSMEGFLAENGPFHLHDNGTVYLNPDSWNKVANMLYLESPGGVGYSYPAAYGNPVSDSQVAEENYQALRSFFTKFPDFAQNDFYVFGESYGGIYVPTLTAKIVKGSAAINLKGFGVGNGLSSYSLNDQTLMEFAYLHGVLGEDLWSSLVESCCSRGNCNYASSDNGDCITAISKAYQLISGTGLNMYNLYASCWGGALYQSRYEADLANLFRHYQFNVPVPNVGSIPGVPKCINATAMYVWLNRDDVRQALHIPRTLPDWEVCSSQVSATYQRQYTDMAPFYKWLLTQNLRALVYNGDVDMVCNFLGGEQFVDALNQPVLSEYQPWYFNDQVAGFFKEYQNITFLTVKGAGHMVPQYKPGPALEMFRRFLAPTSYA, translated from the exons ATGGCCAGCTGCTGGTATGCCGTCTTCTGTGCCATCTTTGGCCTCTGCCTGGGGCAGTACACACCAGATCTCGTCTCTTCTCTGCCAGGATTGTCTGAAGTCCCAGCCTTCCAGCAATGGTCAGGCTACCTCCCAGCAGGCCCTGGCCAGTATTTCCACTACTG gtTTGTGGAGTCTCAGGGCAACCCTGCTGCTGATCCCGTGGTGCTCTGGCTGAATGGGGGTCCTGGTTGCAGCTCGATGGAGGGTTTTCTGGCTGAGAACGGACCTTTCCAT CTGCATGACAATGGCACGGTCTACTTGAACCCCGACAGCTGGAACAAGGTGGCCAACATGCTTTACCTGGAGTCTCCTGGTGGAGTGGGCTACTCCTATCCCGCGGCCTATGGAAACCCCGTCAGCGACAGCCAG GTTGCTGAAGAGAACTACCAGGCTCTCCGGAGCTTCTTTACCAAATTTCCAGATTTTGCTCAGAACGATTTTTATGTGTTTGGGGAGAGCTATGGTGGAATCTATGTTCCCACTCTCACTGCCAAGATTGTGAAGGGGTCAGCAGCCATCAATCTGAAG GGATTTGGAGTTGGCAACGGCTTGAGCAGCTATTCCCTCAATGATCAGACCCTGATGGAATTTGCCTACTTGCATGGAGTCCTGGGAGAAGA CCTATGGTCCTCTCTTGTGGAAAGCTGCTGCTCTAGAGGAAACTGCAATTACGCCAGCAGTGACAACGGGGACTGCATTACAGCA ATATCAAAAGCATACCAGCTTATTTCTGGAACTGGCCTCAACATGTACAATCTTTATGCTTCTTGCTGGGGAGGCGCACTCTACCAAAGCCGCTATGAAGCTGACCTGGCCAACCTCTTCCGTCACTATCAGTTCAACGTCCCAGTGCCG AACGTTGGCTCTATCCCAGGAGTGCCCAAATGCATAAATGCCACTGCCATGTATGTCTGGCTGAATCGAGATGACGTCCGGCAGGCCCTTCACATCCCCCGCACTCTGCCAGACTGGGAGGTTTGCAG CTCACAGGTATCTGCCACCTACCAAAGACAATATACGGATATGGCTCCCTTCTACAAGTGGTTATTGACACAAAATCTTCGTGCACTTGTTTATAATGGCGATGTGGACATGGTGTGCAACTTTTTGGGGGGTGAACAATTTGTTGATGCTTTAAATCAGCCT GTACTTAGCGAATACCAGCCATGGTATTTCAATGATCAAGTGGCTGGATTTTTCAAGGAATACCAAAACATCACATTCCTCACTGTAAAG GGCGCCGGACACATGGTGCCGCAGTACAAGCCCGGCCCGGCCCTGGAGATGTTCCGCCGCTTCCTCGCCCCAACCAGCTACGCCTGA